From the genome of Hemiscyllium ocellatum isolate sHemOce1 chromosome 6, sHemOce1.pat.X.cur, whole genome shotgun sequence:
CTTATCCCACTGTTGAGGCAGTTATCTCCCTGATTCTTGAAATATGAATGCTGTATAGAATTATTTTTCTTCCATCAGTATACCTCTGTGGTTTAGTGATTGACAACTTTTATGCGGTATTAAAGGCTGGAGGAGTTTTTAGGACATTTAGATATTTGTGCCGCTTGTAATCACTGCAATGATTTTAATTTTTGAAATGCTTGCAGCAACAAGACTGTTGGAAATAGATAAAAATATGTTGCAGGTAGAATTTTATTGTTGTAAAATATGTTATGGAAGTGGTAGGTATATAGCAATTGcaaatttataaatatatttatatgtATTAAATAAAAAGTAAACATGCCCTGTACAAATTGATTTTATTATTGAAGAAGCCCTTGAACAACATTTTGTAAAATTAGAAGACCggaagacaaaggagcagaaattggggcattcagcccatcaagtgttcTCTGCcgttcaatcatgactgataagtttgTCAACCCCATTGTCATGGTTTCTCcccaataacccttgatctcTTTGACAATCAAAagcctatctatctccatcttaaaaatattcaatgacctaacctccacagtcttctgtggcagtgaattccatagattcactctctggctgaagaaatctttCCCCATCTCCgctctaaaaggtcttcccttcactctaaagctgtgccctcgggtcctcatctctcctaccaataAAATTGTGCAAAAGAATTTTGTATTTCAGAAAGACTTAATGAAATGCCTGGAAAGTTTTGCTCTTTGAtaactgtgttctctctctctctctctctctctctctctatgtgtgtgtatatatatatatattattctTTGATCAGGTGAATATTGTTCAAAACATGCAAAGGTATTTTACGGGCAATCTTGTCTGGCTGTAAATAACCTACAGATAGGTTGTCCAAAAGTATGTCCATGATGTTTTCAATAAAATACTGGCAATTGAACATGACAATTTCATTGTTAACTCACGTTGGGGAGGAGGTGGAATGGAAGGATAATAGCACTGATTTGTATCACATTTGTCCAGATATGGGTAAACATATGCCAAACAGAGAATAAAGTAATTTTGAACTAGACACCACAGGTGACATTTTAAAGTTTGATTGTTCACAGGCTGTATTTCTTCATGGCCCAATCTTTGTATGTCTCCCACGAATATATTTTCAGCCGAGGATGGCAGAGGGATGTGTCATGCAGCTCAGCATTTTCTCACCCACCTCTGAATTCACCCCATAATATGGGACCAGGGTGGGCACCACAATCATCAGCCTACAACTACATGGAGATAAATCATGACAGATAATTCAGCCTGTTAAAACTTCAGTTGACACCAATATTACCACAAAATGGAAGGAAtaggcaggcaggtgggaatgggCCACCTACTTTGAAATAAATTAGAAGGGTGCAAAGGAAGTGGGCACGATCATTGGATGTGCCCTTTAGACACCTTCACAGTAAATAGTACCACCCATTCCTTCCTCCCAACTTGGACTTCAAAACTGAtgcctccaatctcctccttATGGCCACCAAACCTCCTTGCCCAATGTCTGACCTGGGTCTGGAATTCATTGGGGCCTTCATGCTGAGGCTAGTTGCAGTCTTAGCAGTTACATACTATGGTGCTCTGATGATCCTGGTTCCCTTGGAGTTGATGACTAATCAGGTTGGATGACTGATCCATATGGTGGGACGTCCAGCCACTCTGCAGTAGTTTAGCTGCCTGTCCCACTCTGCACTCGTTTAGTCCCTGCAGCATGCTATGGCTGCAAGGCAGGCTCATCACAGTCTGTCAGCTTCTACCAATTTTCCTTCTGGGGGAGGAGTGTGCTTTTTTCCACCAATGCCTGTTTTTTTCAATCCATCATTTCTTTATCTATAAATCACTGTTACATTCAGCTTTAGAAACATATTTGTTTGgtgttttgtttgcttttctccctttctgtttTCCCCTGCATGGATTGCGCTATATTTATCTTAACTCCTTGCTTTTAATGGAGCATTGAATGATGCTGATGAAACTTGGTGACTGATTAAAGGTAACCAACATTTAGTGTTAGGTATCACATCTCACTGAGGTGGCATACTGGAAATCAAACTATTTCCACTATTGTCACAAATGTGACAAGATTTAGTCAAACTATCTAAAATCTCCAATTTTCCTAACTAACAAACCCAGGTTAAAACATtcaccaggtttctgtacttaagcAAGAAAACAATTGTTTGTTATGACCATATTATCTTTAATCAATGgtaataaggaagcatatgttgcTAATTTATTATTCTATATAAATTAAACCGTATTCTTTCTTAAGTCTCCCCTTCACAAAGACATCAATATTAGGGgtgaaaaaggaaaagaaattagGGGAAGACAGTTTAAAAGCACCCATCTGGACCACAAGAGTTggtttctttttcttcctttccttttcagCTGTTTGCTTTGCCACAAAATTGTTTGTATACTTTCATTTTATACTTCCATTCTACAGAGTATTTGCAGAGAAAGGTCGGTGGAAGACAATTAGTTATCACAGGACACTTTCTGGTATCTGCTCACAGGAGGGAGACAGATTGTTTTGAGGCTTCCTCTTTGCAGACtcggattttttttaaaaagactcaaTCCCTTCTTTACTCCTCAATATATATGGAAAGATTCTGAAGTCTTTAAATATTGTTGAAAGTGACAATATCGACCCTTTGCAAGTGATCCTCAAACGTGCTGATTTCTTCCTCTAGTGAATCTGTGCCAATTACATATTCCTCCACCACACTTTGGATCTTGAGCTTCTTGATCCTACATCCAACCAGGATGAGTTTGGATGCTTTCCACATCAAGCTGTTCATCTGGATGGTGTGCACAGACTCCTCTAGCTTCATCATGTCCATCTCATCATCCCATGGTTTCACATCcatgagaatgaatttcttctctaCATTCTGATGTAAGCATTCTTCATGGAAATTCTCTTTCTCTGCAGTCTCTTCATCATCATTGCTTCCAAAGAGATCaatgtcatcatcatcatcattttcaTCCTTTCAATgtatataaatgcaaagtgatacaGTTTGGTAGAAGAAACGCAGAGAGATAATACAGGCTGAATTGCACAACTTTGAGTGGTTTACACGAGCACTGGGATCTTGGATTCACATGCATAATTCTCAGAAGATGGCCAGGCAATTTGAAACAATTGTTAGGAAGGCCATAGGATCCTCATGTTTATAAATATATGACGCTACTGCTCTACAAATCATTGGGTCAGgcaacatttggagtattatattCAGTTCTGGACACCTTATTTAAAGAAGTGTGTTAAAGAGAATGGAAAGGGGATTTATGAGAATGACACCAGGAATTAGCAATTCTCAgaaaaattaaagaaattggATTATTCCGCTTGGTGCAGAGAAGATGGGAAGCTGACTGGGTGGCATGGTCACACAATGgtttgcactgttgcctcacagtggttCGATTCCAgatttgggtgactgtttgtgtgtaaTTTACACATTCATCCTGTGTCCACGTGGGTTTCTGCTAGGTGCTttggttttgtcccacagtccgaagatgtgcaggttagatggattagccatggtaaatgcagtgtTATGGATttagggtgggtctgagtggaataTTCTTCAGAGCGTCTATGCATGGGTTGATGGAACAAATTACCTctatctgcattgtagggattctatgaccttaTTAAAGTTTTCCATGTTATGGGCAATTGTGACATGATAAAGAAGGGCATTCTGTTTTCACGAGTTATTATGTCA
Proteins encoded in this window:
- the LOC132816924 gene encoding elongation factor 1-delta-like, giving the protein MEQYRNTISFEKSLVMRQEDENDDDDDIDLFGSNDDEETAEKENFHEECLHQNVEKKFILMDVKPWDDEMDMMKLEESVHTIQMNSLMWKASKLILVGCRIKKLKIQSVVEEYVIGTDSLEEEISTFEDHLQRVDIVTFNNI